From Actinomyces procaprae:
GCGGCGATGGTCTCGTAGCCGAGCCCGTTGCCCTCCTCGCGGGCCTTGGCGCCGAAGGCGCCCTCCAGCACCCGTTCTCCACGCCAGTGCCCGGTGGCGCGCGGAATGGAGCGGATCAGGTCGTCGAAGCCGGCCCGGGTGGCGTCCACTGCGCGCTGTAGTTGCTCGACCTCCCAGGGGTCCTTGGCCAGGCGCAGCTCGCTGGTGGCCTCCGCCAGGGCGTCATCCACCTGCTGGGCGTCCTGCCCGGCGGCCAGGCCGGCCGCGGTGCGCACGCGGTCCACGAGGGCGGTCACGGCCGTGTCCGCCGCGGCTATGACCCGCAACTGTACGCTGCCCGGGCCGGCGTCCTTGGCGAGTGCGTCCGGCAGGGAGTCGATGTGGGCGCAGCGGATCCCGGTGGCCGCCTCAACTTCCTCGATCGAGGGGCGCCGCCCCACCCACAGCTCGCCGTAACGGGTATCGGCGTAGAACTCCTCGCTGCTGCGGGAGGCGCGGGGACGGAAGTACAGCACCGCCTCGTGGGTGGGCGGGGTCGTGGTCTCGCCCGGGGTGTCGGCATCCCCGACGACGGCGGAACCGGCGCTCCTGCCCGCGGCGCTGCTGGCCCGGGCGCCGGTGGTGCCGGCGGCCAGCGGCTCCAGCACGAGCACGGCGTCGGGCTCGAAGTCGGTGCCGGTGCCGGCCAGGTGGGCGAAGGCCGAGTGCGGGCGGAAGCGGTAGTCGCAGTCGTTGTTGCGGGTCACCAGGCCCCCGGCGGGTATGACCAGCCGGTCGCCGGGGAACAGGGCACCCAGGGTCTCACGCCGGGCGGCCGCCCAGGGGGCGGCGGCTGAGCGCTCGGGCAGCGTGTCGGGGCGGGGGCCCCAGCCGGAGCCGATGAAGTCGCGGAAGGCCTGGTTGGTGGGCCGGTGTGAGCGGTTGTTGCCGCGATCTGCGAGCGTCTGGGGTGCCTCGGCGTCAGCTGTGGAAGTTGCGGGGGAGTCGGATACGGAATCGGTCATGGCCCCATAGTGGCACGCTCGCCGAGCGGGAGGCGGCCCGGCCGGCGGCCCCCGGCCCGGGGCGCGGGGTGGGGCGGTCGAGGCGACGGTGGTGGCGTCAGTCGGGGTCGCCCGGGAACCGCACTCCCACCTGTCGGCGGGCCTCATAGAGCACCTCGACGGCGGCCACCGAGTTGGCCAGCGGGTGCAGCTCCGACTCGCGTGCCCCGGAGCGCACCAGGCGGCAGAAGGCCTCCAGCTCGTAGGCGAGTACCGGCCCGCTGCGCTGAACCGACAGGTCCTGGACGGCGTCGGCGCCGGCCGCCGCCTTGACCCGGTCCGTGCCGGCCGTGCTGCCGGCGCCGGCTGTGCCCACCGCGGGGCCGCGTAGGGCGATTTGCTGGGGCCACTGGCAGTCGTCCAGGGTCAGCACCGCGTGGTCGCCGGCGATCGCGGAGCCGGTGCCGGCGGGGGAGGTCTTGGAGTGCAGGCACACCACCTCGAAGCCTGCGGGCTGGACCTGGCGGGCGGTGCTGGTGCCGGCGTAGTCGAGCACGACCGTGCCCAGGGCGTCCGCGCCCGAGTCCAGCAGCACCCCGGCGGCAGTCACCCGCGTGGGCGCCCCGAACAGGTGGATCGCGAGGCTGACCGGGTACACGCCCAGGTCCATGAGGGAACCGCCCGCCATGGCCGGGTTGAACGCGGGCGGCAAAGACCCGTCACGGTAGGCGTCCATGCGGGAGGAGTACTGCTCCTTGACCAGCAGCGCGCGCCGGATCGGACCCAGCCGCCGCAGGTTGTCGCGCAGCACCGCCGTGCCCGGCTCGAAGGCGGGCAGCCACCCCTCCATGAGCAGCCGATCATTGCGCCGGGCGGCCGCCACCATTGCCCGCGCCTGGTCGGGGGTGGGGGCGAAGGGCTTCTCCACGAGCACGTGCCGGCCGGCCTCCAGGGCGGCGAGCGTGTGCTCGGGATGCAGCAGGTTGGGGGAGCCGACGTAGACGACGTCCACCAGCGGGGCGCCGTCGGCGTCCTTGGCGGCGAGCATCTCCTCCACCGACGCGAAGGCGGCGGGGATGGCGTGCTCGGCGGCGAAGGCGGCCGCACGCTCCGGGTGCGCGGAGGTGACGGCGACGATGCGGGCGTCGGCCACGGCGTCGGCGGCCTCAACGAACCAGCGGGCGATGAAGCCGGCGCCGATGATGCCGAAGCGGATCGGTGTGAGGGGGCCGGACGGCGTGCGTGCGCTCATACCACCAGGCTAACAAGTAAGCGCCGTCACATTAAGG
This genomic window contains:
- a CDS encoding aminopeptidase P family protein, which codes for MTDSVSDSPATSTADAEAPQTLADRGNNRSHRPTNQAFRDFIGSGWGPRPDTLPERSAAAPWAAARRETLGALFPGDRLVIPAGGLVTRNNDCDYRFRPHSAFAHLAGTGTDFEPDAVLVLEPLAAGTTGARASSAAGRSAGSAVVGDADTPGETTTPPTHEAVLYFRPRASRSSEEFYADTRYGELWVGRRPSIEEVEAATGIRCAHIDSLPDALAKDAGPGSVQLRVIAAADTAVTALVDRVRTAAGLAAGQDAQQVDDALAEATSELRLAKDPWEVEQLQRAVDATRAGFDDLIRSIPRATGHWRGERVLEGAFGAKAREEGNGLGYETIAAAGNHANTLHWINNDGAVRPGELVLVDAGVEVDSLYTADVTRTIPVDGRFTAPQRRVYQAVLDAADAAFARAGTPGCRFRDVHTAAMEVIAARLEAWGMLPDGVTAADSLGPDGQFHRRWMVHGTSHHLGLDVHDCAQARREMSMDAVLRPGMVFTIEPGLYFRADDLLVPEELRGIGVRIEDDVVVDPDGSVRRLTQAIPRTVAEVEAWVSGLIA
- a CDS encoding Gfo/Idh/MocA family protein: MSARTPSGPLTPIRFGIIGAGFIARWFVEAADAVADARIVAVTSAHPERAAAFAAEHAIPAAFASVEEMLAAKDADGAPLVDVVYVGSPNLLHPEHTLAALEAGRHVLVEKPFAPTPDQARAMVAAARRNDRLLMEGWLPAFEPGTAVLRDNLRRLGPIRRALLVKEQYSSRMDAYRDGSLPPAFNPAMAGGSLMDLGVYPVSLAIHLFGAPTRVTAAGVLLDSGADALGTVVLDYAGTSTARQVQPAGFEVVCLHSKTSPAGTGSAIAGDHAVLTLDDCQWPQQIALRGPAVGTAGAGSTAGTDRVKAAAGADAVQDLSVQRSGPVLAYELEAFCRLVRSGARESELHPLANSVAAVEVLYEARRQVGVRFPGDPD